A single window of Colletotrichum destructivum chromosome 9, complete sequence DNA harbors:
- a CDS encoding Putative short-chain dehydrogenase/reductase SDR, NAD(P)-binding domain superfamily, translating into MLNLQGKVALVIGLGQSGSDGWGIGAACAVTLAKQGALIFGGNRTVESTTKTRTAIEEAGGVCDVVATDATSSESVRALVDACLARHGRIDILLTNVGQSQPGCPATMAEATWDAQMDLNLKSVYLACHHVLPVMAAQPSGGSVVCVSSIAGMRYIGKPQVAYNTTKAAVMQFVKATAVIYAGKGVRLNTVVPGLMDTPYTKGLSQRFPQEGGYEAFRKMRDDQVPMGRMGDAWDVANAAVFLASDEARYITGQKIVVDGGITSSTGRV; encoded by the coding sequence ATGCTCAACCTCCAAGGAAAAGTCGCCCTggtcatcggcctcggccaaTCAGGCTCGGACGGCTggggcatcggcgccgcctgcgccgtcACCCTCGCCAAGCAGGGCGCCCTCATCTTCGGCGGCAACCGGACCGTCGAGTCCACGACCAAGACCCGGACggccatcgaggaggccggcggcgtgtgCGACGTCGTCGCGACGGACgcgacctcgtccgagtccgtCAGGGCCCTCGTGGACGCCTGCCTCGCCCGTCACGGCCGCATCGACATCCTCCTGACCAACGTCGGCCAGTCGCAGCCCGGGTGCCCCGcgaccatggccgaggcgacgTGGGACGCGCAGATGGACCTGAACCTCAAGAGCGTCTACCTCGCCTGCCACCACGTGCTGCCCGTCATGGCGGCGCAGCCGTCCGGGGGCAGCGTCGTGTGCGTGTCGAGCATCGCCGGCATGCGCTACATCGGCAAGCCGCAGGTCGCGTACAACACGACCAAAGCGGCCGTCATGCAGTTTGTCAAGGCGACGGCCGTCATCTACGCCGGAAAGGGGGTGCGGCTGAACACGGTCGTGCCGGGGCTGATGGACACGCCCTACACCAAGGGCCTGTCGCAGAGGTTCCCACAGGAGGGCGGCTACGAGGCCTTCCGGAAGATGAGGGACGACCAAGTGCCGATGGGGCGCATGGGGGACGCGTGGGACGTTGCCAACGCGGCGGTATTCCTGGCTTCGGACGAGGCGCGGTACATCACGGGGCAGAAGATTGTGGTGGACGGCGGTATCACTTCGTCCACGGGGCGTGTCTAG
- a CDS encoding Putative S-adenosyl-L-methionine-dependent methyltransferase superfamily: MPTLTEISEVVGGLVGPWVFLSYSFYYLPGTILRLLRSADFATLTSPSRLQDAWFSAFWGWAGPNIREGNSDRMVALLEGRVTRGDVVEDPVHPPVSGVVLEIGPGSGLWVDLFSKRGEKPDASRNRGGGGGGGSSRNGGVRRRVAEGVTKVYGVEPNTEVHPALKKRVHDAGLEDTYEIVPTGIESLSDPTVWGGKIEKGSVDCIVSILCLCSIPEPERNINELYSYLKKGGRWYLFEHVKATRSWPIRLYQRVVNLVWPRALNGCQLCRSTEKTLRSAGPWQDIDLLQPPSEPWFQVVPHILGTLTK, translated from the exons ATGCCCACTCTCACCGAGATATCCgaagtcgtcggcggcctcgtcggccccTGGGTCTTCCTCTCCTACTCCTTCTACTACCTGCCCGGCAccatcctccgcctcctccgctccGCCGACTTCGCTACCCTGACGTCCCCGTCCCGCCTCCAGGACGCCTGGTTCTCCGCCTTCTGGGGCTGGGCCGGCCCCAACATTCGCGAGGGCAACTCGGACCGCATGgtcgccctgctcgagggccgcgtcacccgcggcgacgtcgtcgaggaccccGTCCACCCGCCCGTCAGCGGCGTCGTGCTGGAGATCGGGCCCGGGTCCGGCCTGTGGGTGGACCTCTTTTCGAAGCGCGGCGAGAAGCCTGACGCGTCCCGGAAtcgtggtggcggcggcggcggcggcagtaGCAGAAACGGTGGCGTGAGGCGCAGGGTCGCTGAGGGCGTGACCAAGGTCTACGGCGTGGAGCCCAACACCGAGGTCCACCCCGCCCTCAAGAAGCGGGTGCATGACGCCGGGCTCGAGGACACATATGAGATCGTCCCCACGGGCATCGAGTCGCTCTCCGACCCGACGGTGTGGGGCGGCAAGATCGAGAAGGGCAGCGTCGACTGCATCGTCTCCATTCTCTGCCTTTGCAGCATTCCCGAGCCTGAGAGGAACATCAACGAACTGTATTCGTATCTGAAAAAGGGCGGACGCTGGTATTTGTTTGAACACGTCAAGGCGACACGCAGCTGGCCCATCCGGCTTTATCAAC GTGTCGTTAACCTCGTCTGGCCGCGCGCCTTGAACGGCTGTCAGCTGTGTCGCAGCACGGAAAAGACATTGAGGTCCGCTGGACCCTGGCAGGACATTGACCTCTTGCAGCCCCCATCCGAGCCGTGGTTTCAAGTGGTGCCACACATCCTCGGAACACTCACCAAGTAA
- a CDS encoding Putative RNA polymerase I-specific transcription initiation factor Rrn10: MEFQRVDDDPEMEYQTEASELGPVHPPAAEAKRSLRHANVYDAVAGRITFESKSDAAVKDGKWPDTNSKPPKLSRHPVNASALAPEEVLFRRKAAPERFAEFDIYMAHERNLLADSPASLPDSDLLKSIHSYTSHFYSALGGAERNLSYQVGRRNIDERSMDESALLAFGILLEEAGRDVLGNKGDMVFTEGLEISSNANPSSEPRTAADPSSQPLAAHSSPHQSSVDFVDHGSWKRAPKRRKFTTDLDDF; encoded by the exons ATGGAATTTCAAAGAGTTGATGACGATCCGGAAATGGAATACCAGACTGAAGCGAGCGAGCTGGGTCCCGTTCACCCTCCGGCAGCCGAAGCCAAGCGCTCGCTGCGCCATGCTAACGTCTACGATGCCGTCGCAG GTCGGATCACTTTTGAGAGCAAATCggatgccgccgtcaaggacgGGAAGTGGCCCGACACCAATTCCAAACCGCCCAAGCTGAGCAGACATCCCGTCAACGCTTCTGCCCTGGCCCCCGAGGAGGTCCTGTTTCGCCGCAAGGCCGCACCTGAGCGCTTTGCCGAGTTCGACATCTACATGGCGCACGAGCGGAACCTGTTGGCTGACAGCCCTGCATCGCTGCCAGACTCTGACCTCCTCAAGTCTATCCACTCATACACCAGCCACTTCTACTCTGCCCTGGGCGGTGCCGAGCGCAATCTCTCGTACCAAGTCGGCCGCCGAAACATTGATGAGAGAAGCATGGACGAGTCGGCTCTGCTGGCCTTTGGCATTTTGCTTGAAGAAGCCGGCAGAGATGTATTGGGAAACAAAGGAGACATGGTCTTCACTGAAGGCCTGGAAATCTCCTCAAACGCCAACCCATCTTCGGAACCACGCACTGCCGCCGACCCCTCGAGTCAACCTTTGGCCGCCCACTCGAGCCCCCATCAGTCGTCTGTTGACTTCGTCGACCATGGCTCATGGAAAAGGGCCCCCAAACGCCGAAAATTTACGACCGATCTCGACGACTTCTAG
- a CDS encoding Putative DNA excision repair protein Rad28/ERCC8/Ckn1/ATCSA-1 produces MQARLFARSTGELSPDGFARATTSELVRSFAAAAHHRFDGEGAEPEAEGRHVSIWAHRIGVNALALDKFDGRLLLSGGADGSLKLWDLHQEGNARASHIFRPVANVARSVGEGANAHKHGITHLGFYPFDAEAFLSSSFDRSLKLWSTQRMTVSANFDLNANIYTHATSPVANHLLVACATQHSSVRLIDLRSGSSVRSLVAHGGAVLSAVWSPRHEHALATGHVDGKVRVWDIRRASGLVGQLDQEDSLGVVHRFDHAVASGLDWNHVPHFRTSARAHNEGVNGLVWTDDGKYIVSAGLDRRIRVWDAATGANTLASFGSIVQNRQPKTVDMFVTPARLTPIRRDLLFYPNEQEILVMDLHEGTLVSRLRVPGLSRAAASQGSSSGLNVKNRTMSMVWRGSGGYGLHNGPVMGGGSSFGAVYTAHLDGQIRPWMPLLPGSDEDDAAPDPQDADEEEKTRKRKALDDAFRSLMGRQVTFN; encoded by the exons ATGCAGGCCCGTCTGTTTGCCCGCTCAACGGGTGAGCTGAGCCCGGACGGTTTCGCGCGAGCCACGACCTCGGAGCTCGTCCGGTCttttgccgccgccgcccaccaccgattcgacggcgagggcgccgaacCCGAGGCGGAAGGCCGCCATGTATCCATCTGGGCTCACCGCATTGGCGTCAATGCCCTGGCTCTCGACAAATTCGATGGCCGCCT CCTTCTTTCCGGCGGTGCAGACGGCTCTCTGAAGCTTTGGGATCTTCATCAAGAGGGAAACGCGCGTGCGTCTCACATATTTCGTCCCGTCGCAAATGTCGCCCGCTCCGTGGGGGAAGGGGCTAACGCCCACAAACACGGCATCACCCACCTCGGATTTTACCCCTTTGACGCAGAGGCGTTTCTCTCCAGCTCATTCGATCGTTCACTCAAGTTGTGGTCCACTCAGCGCATGACTGTCTCGGCCAACTTTGACCTGAACGCCAACATATACACTCATGCAACCAGCCCCGTCGCCAACCACCTCCTGGTTGCATGCGCAACCCAACATTCATCAGTTCGCCTGATCGATCTCAGATCCGGATCTTCTGTTCGATCTCTTGTGGCACACGGAGGTGCTGTTCTCTCGGCAGTATGGAGCCCCCGCCACGAGCACGCCCTCGCCACAGGCCATGTCGATGGAAAAGTTCGCGTGTGGGACATCCGGCGCGCCTCTGGCTTGGTCGGTCAGCTCGATCAAGAAGACAGTCTCGGAGTCGTACACCGCTTTGACCATGCCGTGGCATCTGGACTTGATTGGAACCATGTTCCTCATTTCCGCACCTCGGCTCGTGCACACAACGAAGGCGTGAACGGCTTGGTATggaccgacgacggcaagtACATCGTGTcagccggcctcgaccgtCGAATCCGCGTGTGGGATGCCGCTACAGGCGCAAATACTCTTGCTAGTTTCGGCTCCATCGTACAAAACCGACAACCCAAGACGGTCGACATGTTCGTCACGCCCGCCCGGCTGACTCCGATACGTCGCGACCTCCTATTTTACCCAAACGAGCAGGAGATATTGGTCATGGATCTTCACGAAGGCACCTTGGTATCTCGCTTACGTGTGCCGGGACTGTCCCGAGCGGCTGCAAGTCAGGGCAGTAGCAGCGGTCTAAACGTTAAAAACCGGACCATGAGTATGGTATGGCGTGGCAGCGGTGGCTATGGGCTTCACAATGGCCCCGTGATGGGTGGTGGAAGTTCCTTCGGCGCAGTCTACACCGCTCACTTGGACGGCCAGATACGGCCCTGGATGCCACTGTTGCCCGGATctgatgaagacgatgcaGCCCCTGATCCCCAAGATgcagacgaggaagagaaaacACGCAAGCGCAAAGCCCTCGATGATGCCTTCAGGAGTTTAATGGGCAGACAGGTTACATTCAACTGA
- a CDS encoding Putative dihydroxy-acid/6-phosphogluconate dehydratase, ilvD/EDD domain, dihydroxy-acid dehydratase, with amino-acid sequence MSEQSSTPGKDGKAPATVVTGDYDLSTPIDSSVGLRQGLTSYGDNHFSLFLRKVFIKALGYSEDALSRPIIGIVNTYSSFNPCHANVPQLIEAVKRGVQLNGGLAIDFPTISIHESFASPTSMYLRNLMSMDTEEMIKAQPCDAVVLIGGCDKTTPAQLMGGISANKPILHLVTGPMMPGSHKGVRIGACTDCRNNWAAYRAGKIDIEDISAINDELAPTGGTCGVMGTASTMACILVGLGMMPFKGATAPAVSSARLRIAEQTGGLAVALHKKGLKPQDLLTRESFLNAITVLQAIGGSTNAVVHMMAIIGRHPAVAGTITLDTFDEIGRRTPLLVDLKPSGQNYMDDFHNSGGMLALLHELKPLLHLDAMTVTGRTLGEELAATPFTPIPRDSLVNCLQPFNDPLYPASALAVLRGNIAPGGAVIKQSASKDRRLLRHSGPAVVFAGSADMALRIDDPALDVTPDSVLVLQNIGPVGNPGMPEAGLIPIPRKLAERGVQDMLRLSDGRMSGTAGGTIVLHISPEAADPESVLSVVRTGDVITCDVERRVIRVEVSDDEIRRRIAERREALEKEEENGGSNAPWVAKKRIRGYRGLYLRSVLQAEGGADFDFLTADGPS; translated from the exons ATGAGCGAACAATCGTCAACGCCGGGCAAGGACGGAAAGGCCCCCGCGACGGTCGTCACGGGCGACTACGACCTCTCGACGCCGATCGACTCGAGCGTCGGCCTGCGGCAGGGCCTGACCTCGTACGGGGACAACCACTTCAGCCTGTTCCTCCGCAAGGTGTTCATCAAGGCCCTGGGGTACAGCGAGGACGCGCTCTCGCGgcccatcatcggcatcgtcaacaCGTACTCGAGCTTCAACCCGTGCCACGCCAACGTGCCGCAGCTgatcgaggccgtcaagcgCGGCGTGCAGCTGAACGGTGGCCTGGCCATCGACTTCCCGACCATCAGCATCCACGAGAGCTtcgcgtcgccgacgagcatGTACCTGCGCAACCTGATGAGCATGGACACGGAGGAGATGATCAAGGCCCAGCCGTGTGACGCGGTGGTGCTCATCGGAG GATGCGATAAGACGACCCCAGCGCAGCTGATGGGCGGTATATCTGCCAACAAGCCCATCTTGCATCTTGTTACTGGACCTATGATGCCGGGAAGCCACAAGGGCGTGCGCATCGGCGCTTGCACCGACTGCCGTAACAACTGGGCCGCTTACAGGGCCGGCAAGATTGACATTGAGgacatctcggccatcaacgacgagcttgccccgACG gGCGGCACCTGCGGCGTCATGGGCACCGCGTCGACCATGGCGTGTATCCTGGTCGGCCTGGGGATGATGCCCTTCAAGGGCGCCACCGCGCCGGCCgtctcctccgccaggctgCGGATCGCGGAGCAGACGGGCGGGCTCGCCGTGGCCCTGCACAAAAAGGGCCTGAAGCCGCAGGACCTGCTCACGCGCGAGTCGTTCCTCAACGCCATCACCGTGCTGcaggccatcggcggctcgaccaacgccgtcgtccaCATGATGGCCATCATCGGGCGCCacccggccgtcgccggcaccatcACGCTCGACACCTTTGACGAGATCGGCCGCCGGACGCCGCTGCTGGTCGACCTGAAGCCCAGCGGGCAGAACTACATGGACGACTTCCACAACTCGGGCGGCAtgctggccctcctgcaCGAGCTGAAGCCGCTGCTGCACCTCGACGCCATGACGGTGACGGGCCGCACGctgggcgaggagctcgcggcCACGCCTTTCACCCCCATCCCCCGCGACAGCCTCGTCAACTGCCTGCAGCCCTTCAACGACCCGCTGTATCCGGCCTCGGCGCTGGCCGTGCTCCGCGGCAACATCGCCccgggcggcgccgtcatcaagcAGAGCGCGTCCAAGGACCGCCGGCTCCTCAGGCACTCCGGGCcggccgtcgtcttcgccggctCGGCGGACATGGCCCTCCGCATCGACGACCCGGCGCTGGACGTCACCCCGGACAGCGTCCTGGTCCTCCAGAACATCGGACCCGTCGGCAACCCGGGGATGCCCGAAGCCGGGCTCATCCCCATCCCGCGgaagctcgccgagcgcGGCGTCCAGGACATGCTGCGGCTGTCCGACGGCCGCATGAGCGGCACCGCGGGCGGCACCATCGTCCTGCACATCTCCCCCGAGGCGGCCGATCCCGAATCGGTCCTGAGCGTCGTGAGGACCGGCGACGTCATCACGTGCGACGTCGAGCGGCGCGTCATCCGGGTCGAggtctcggacgacgagatccgGAGGAGAATAGCCGAGAGGAGAGAGGcgttggagaaggaggaggagaacggAGGCAGCAACGCGCCGTGGGTGGCCAAGAAGCGAATCCGTGGCTATCGTGGGCTATATCTGCGCTCTGTGTTACAGGCCGAGGGAGGCGCCGACTTTGATTTCCTCACAGCTGATGGCCCTTCATAA
- a CDS encoding Putative stress-response A/B barrel domain-containing protein HS1/DABB1, which translates to MTLVHIVLFKFRPDVSEEHKETFVRELKTLKSLPCVKDHRLIVGGPSVTDPIEKSKGYQFSLLSFHQDRKALEEYQASAEHHRVTSTYLWPFKEDVTRFDFEVAEEDEYMCQFVANGLANGSA; encoded by the exons ATGACGTTGGTTCACATTG TCCTCTTCAAGTTCCGCCCGGACGTCTCTGAAGAGCACAAGGAGACTTTTGTCCGGGAGCTCAAGACGCTCAAGTCCCTGCCATGCGTCAAGGACCACCGCCTGATCGTCGGCGGGCCTTCCGTCACGGATCCCATCGAGAAGAGTAAGGGGTACCAGTTTTCCCTGCTGAGCTTCCATCAAGACCGcaaggcgctcgaggagTACCAGGCAAGCGCGGAGCACCACAG GGTCACCAGCACTTATCTTTGGCCGTTCAAGGAGGACGTCACGCGGTTTGACTTTGAAGtggcggaggaagacgaaTACATGTGCCAGTTTGTTGCGAACGGACTGGCAAACGGCTCGGCGTAG
- a CDS encoding uncharacterized protein (Putative zn(2)Cys(6) fungal-type DNA-binding domain, transcription factor domain, fungi), which yields MADASNHRHEARQSRRNPRLRLACSRCQRRKIRCDGQLPACNNCKKAGVACTDGESVRLRDLPRAQIANLKERIRWLEGIVRERCPDVDLGQGPAGDLNMDVDGDEPFVSDSMIEASSERPDDTLTVTEQNAQSARGRSLASPDGQQVPQPIIRSDPRLTDPAASSTLSHEIGLVSLGSSQDPKYIGPSSGYFLARIMLTSNRQDDQTAWSSRPPEPVFSIPAALVEAMHGPMPLPTKEQAKLLAENYFDVINCQFPILHQPTFMALLQQVYDSGVDADRGPTGAFQVFMVLALGSTVLSRRTRVRLPAESYCLSAMQYLDRVSVDSSIPGLQCLLLLTIFTMHSPNMRLNVWYLNYQCIAAVLDLGLQRDINTHSGISLLEQEMRTRIFWVVFSLDRMIATMMGRPIGLRDEACDLRLPQNIDDVSLQSFSQQPSDTANPGRMAFSIHLFRLAKLNSEFKYVANSVVRDTPRYAYPAVIDINEWQQGMLQQLDEWQSGIPEASPGSDYIRTVCRIRCHSLRMLVLRPSPAIPNPSPGALRQCYAAAREVLSLFDQLYKQNLLIHTWNTCHSAVLGLITMLYCIKMVPDIAKQTSLDVLLSDFSAGLGVLAATGEHWSGAKRCRDILDDMVRATVRWIRDLANQPSGAEAPGQRRSSRLESAGMQMMSPYDDSAGLNGASEARLGFSEGMSHPVAMASVAAGGPSSYLPQDPFEAFLASTSFGEQLPVGDAANLDGIMRGLFDDFIPTYPNFS from the exons ATGGCCGATGCAAGCAATCACCGCCACGAAGCCCGGCAGTCCCGGAGAAACCCCAGGTTGAGGCTGGCCTGTTCCCGGTGCCAGCGGAGGAAGATCCGT TGCGATGGACAACTCCCGGCctgcaacaactgcaagAAAGCCGGAGTGGCCTGTACCGACGGCGAGAGTGTCCGTCTCCGAGACCTGCCAAGAGC TCAGATCGCAAACCTCAAGGAACGTATCAGATGGCTTGAAGGCATCGTCCGTGAAAGGTGCCCCGATGTAGACCTCGGCCAGGGCCCGGCCGGAGATCTCAACATGGAtgtcgacggtgacgagcCCTTCGTATCGGACTCCATGATCGAAGCCAGCAGTGAACGGCCCGACGACACCTTGACAGTCACGGAACAGAACGCTCAAAGTGCCAGGGGGCGATCACTGGCATCCCCGGACGGGCAACAAGTCCCACAACCCATCATCCGCTCGGACCCCCGACTGACCGATCCCGCCGCCAGTAGCACACTCTCCCACGAGATCGGGCTCGTCTCGCTCGGCAGCAGCCAGGATCCCAAGTATATCGGCCCTTCGAGCGGCTACTTCCTGGCCCGGATCATGTTGACTTCGAATCGGCAAGACGACCAGACGGCTTGGTCGAGCAGGCCTCCGGAACCGGTCTTCTCAATACCCGCGGCCCTGGTCGAGGCGATGCATGGCCCGATGCCGTTGCCGACAAAGGAGCAGGCAAAACTGCTCGCAGAGAACTACTTCGACGTCATCAACTGCCAGTTCCCCATCCTGCACCAGCCAACGTTCATGGCCCTGCTCCAACAGGTCTACGACAGCGGCGTGGACGCGGACCGTGGGCCCACGGGTGCTTTCCAGGTCTTCATGGTCCTCGCTCTCGGATCGACCGTCCTGTCTCGCAGGACGAGGGTGCGTCTCCCGGCGGAATCGTACTGCCTGTCGGCGATGCAGTACCTCGACCGGGTCAGCGTCGACAGCTCCATCCCGGGCCTGCAATGCCTCCTCCTGCTGACCATCTTCACCATGCACAGCCCCAACATGCGGCTCAACGTGTGGTACCTCAACTACCAGTGCATTGCCGCTGTTCTGGACCTGGGCCTGCAGCGCGACATCAACACACACTCCGGAATCTCTCTTCTCGAGCAGGAGATGAGGACTAGGATATTCTGGGTCGTGTTTTCACTCGACAGGATGATCGCGACCATGATGGGGCGTCCAATTGGGCTGCGAGATGAAGCGTGCGACCTTCGA CTTCCGCAAAACATCGATGATGTCTCTCTCCAGAGCTTCAGCCAGCAGCCGTCGGATACTGCAAACCCCGGCCGCATGGCCTTCTCGATCCACCTGTTCCGGCTGGCGAAGCTCAACTCGGAGTTCAAGTACGTCGCCAACAGCGTCGTCCGCGACACCCCCAGATACGCCTATCCCGCGGTGATCGACATCAACGAGTGGCAACAAGGGATGCTCCAGCAGCTGGACGAGTGGCAGAGCGGCATCCCCGAGGCGTCGCCCGGCTCCGACTACATTCGCACCGTCTGCCGGATCCGATGCCACAGCCTCCGCATGCTCGTACTGCGGCCCAGCCCGGCGATCCCGAACCCGTCCCCCGGGGCGCTGCGGCAGTGCTACGCCGCGGCCCGCGAGGTCCTGTCCCTTTTCGACCAGCTGTACAAGCAGAACCTGCTCATCCACACCTGGAACACATGCCACTCCGCCGTGCTGGGCCTCATCACCATGCTGTACTGCATCAAGATGGTCCCCGACATCGCCAAGCAGACCTCCCTGGACGTTCTGCTGTCCGACTTCagcgccggcctcggcgttcTGGCCGCCACGGGGGAGCACTGGTCCGGGGCGAAGCGGTGCAGggacatcctcgacgacatggtGCGGGCGACCGTCCGGTGGATCAGGGATCTCGCGAACCAGCcgtccggcgccgaggccccGGGCCAACGTAGGTCGTCGAGGCTCGAGTCGGCGGGTATGCAGATGATGAGCCCCTACGACGACAGCGCCGGCCTGAACGGCGCGTCCGAGGCCCGACTCGGTTTCTCTGAAGGGATGTCTCACCCGGTGGCCATGGCATCCGTGGCGGCGGGAGGTCCCTCTAGCTATCTGCCGCAGGATCCCTTCGAGGCGTTCCTTGCCAGCACTTCGTTTGGGGAACAGTTGCCGGTGGGAGACGCGGCGAACCTGGACGGCATCATGCGCGGCCTGTTTGACGATTTCATACCGACATACCCTAACTTTAGTTGA
- a CDS encoding Putative malate/L-lactate dehydrogenase — MADESTKIPVSASEARRLVEDILKGNGVPAENAAVVARCLIAADLRGVDTHGMNRVPSYMERVRQGVLDAAAQPELRQVTPVVAHVDGKNGFGFVATRIGMAAAIESAKTFGIGMASVSHSNHFGMAAWVVQQALDADMMSLVFTNSSPALPVWGGKSKLMGVSPIACGAPGKDKPFILDMAPSVAARGKIYKAKRRGEKIPLDWALDADGRPTDDPSAALGGVMLPMGGPKGSALSIMMDVFSGVLSGSAFAGHVTNPYDPSKPADVGHFLVAVKPDLFMSLDDFRERMDYLYQRVVGSDKAAGVDRIYFPGEIEQLNQQDREKNGIPLVQAEIDALNAEAARVGAQPLTTLASS, encoded by the coding sequence ATGGCGGACGAATCCACAAAGATCCCGGTCTCCGCCTCCGAggcccgccgcctcgtcgaggacataCTCAAGGGCAACGGCGTGCCCGCCGagaacgccgccgtcgtcgcccgctgcctcatcgccgccgacctccgcggcgtcgacacgCACGGCATGAACCGCGTCCCCTCCTACATGGAGCGCGTCCGTCaaggcgtcctcgacgccgccgcccagcccgAGCTCCGGCAGGTCacccccgtcgtcgcccacgtcgacggcaagaacggcttcggcttcgtcgcGACGCGCATCGGCATggcggccgccatcgagTCGGCCAAGACGTTCGGTATCGGCATGGCGAGCGTGTCGCACTCGAACCACTTCGGCATGGCCGCCTGGGTCGTCcagcaggccctcgacgccgacatgATGAGCCTGGTCTTCACCAACTCGAGCCCCGCGCTGCCGGTCTGGGGCGGCAAGAGCAAGCTCATGGGCGTCTCGCCCATCGCCTGCGGCGCCCCCGGGAAGGACAAGCCCTTCATCCTCGACATGGCCCCGTCGGTGGCGGCCAGGGGCAAGATCTACAAGGCCAAGAGGCGCGGCGAGAAGATCCCCCTCGACtgggccctcgacgccgacggccgcccgACGGACGACCCGTCGGCCGCCCTGGGGGGCGTCATGCTCCCCATGGGCGGCCCCAAGGGCTCGGCGCTGTCCATCATGATGGACGTCTTCTCCGGCGTCCTCTCCGGCTCGGCCTTCGCGGGCCACGTGACGAACCCATACGACCCCTCGAAgcccgccgacgtcggccaCTTCCTGGTCGCCGTTAAGCCGGACCTCTTCATGAGCCTGGACGACTTCCGCGAGAGGATGGACTACTTGTACCAGCGCGTGGTCGGGTCGGACAAGGCGGCCGGGGTGGACAGGATTTATTTCCCCGGCGAGATTGAGCAGTTGAATCAGCAGGACCGGGAGAAAAACGGGATTCCACTGGTACAGGCAGAGATTGACGCTCTGAACGCAGAAGCTGCGAGAGTTGGTGCGCAACCTTTGACAACACTGGCGAGTAGTTAA